The Nitrospinota bacterium nucleotide sequence CCAGGTTGAGGAAAGTGAGCGGTTATAAACACCTGCCAGAACTGCGTGAGATCATGAAACGGGCTCTGGCGGGGAAGATAATGGTGAAAGCGGCGTGACGGTCATGCCGGGAGTTTCAACTAAAAAAGGGATTGACTCTGACTATGCGCCAGGTGGAGTTTCCAAAGACGCATGATATCCAGGAATTGCTGAACCTTGTGGGGACTGTCGATGGAATACTCGCGGATTCATTGCGGCAAGCCATTTCCTTGACCCCATATGGGGTGGAGATCAGGTATCCAGCCGGACTTCCTGATCCGTCGCAAGGCGAGGCGGAACAGGCCTTGATTCTGGCTGAAAAAGTGAGGGCCGCAATAGCGCGCATGTTGCGTTAAATTGTGAAGCGGCGCATTTGTGGATGCGCCGAAGGACTCTATTTGTCTCCCGATTCTTTGTACGCCCCCCAGATCATCGGCCAGCCGCGCTCCACTATCCCCGCCATCACCTCGGCGTAGGCGCGGATTTCCTTCTGCGCGTCGGGCGCCAGCCTCAACGAAAAATAGTGCAGAAGGTTGCGCATGTCTATGTTCCATATGATCTGGGTATAGGCGGACACCGGCAACACCACCCGCGCCTGCTCCCGCGCCACGCCCAGTTCCAGCAACTTCTTATAGGCGCCGTACGCCAGCCTGTTGCTGTCATCCACAAGCTTCGCCGCTTCGGCGGAGGATTCCGGTGAAAGGTTGGCGCCGCTCATCTGCTTGTTTGCGGAGCTTTGCCCGCGCACGTCGTCCACCGGGGGGATATAGAAAAGGTCCGGGCATTCGGTGTAGCGGAACGACCATTCGTTCAGCGACGCCATCCTGTGGCGCACATGCTGGCGCATCACGAAAATCGGCAGGCGGATCCGGAACGTGAGCGACACCATCTCGAAAGGTGACGTGTGCCTGTCCTTCCAAAGCCTTAATATCAGCTTGCGGTCTGCCTCCGCGTCCTTCCCCTCGCTTCTTTGATACGATGTGCGCGCCGCGCGGGCCACGGCCGAATCGTTGCCAAGATAGTCCACAAGCTCAACTTCGCCCTTGTCGAGCACCGTGTGCACCACGTTAAGCGCGGCTTCCGCCCCTTCGCTAATGGGCCTGTTCGTACTGTTCCCGCTCATCGTATGTCCTCCCGCATCACCCCTGGTTTTCCACGGCCCAATCCGCCGCGTTGCGTATCCGCTTTACGCATTTATCTTTTCCCAGCGCCGCCATCACCTCGAAAAGACCGGGGCTCACGGTCCCCCCCGTCAGCGCCACGCGCACAGGCTGGGCCACGTCTTTAAGCTTTAGCGAGCGCTCTTCCACAAACGCCTTGAAAGCGCTTTCGATCGTGTCGTGGTTGGAGAAATCGGCGGCGTCCAACCGGTCGCCAAGCTCGGTCAGAACTGGAGCCACCGGCGGCGTAAGGTTTTTCAACGCCGCGTCCGCGTGGTATTCCACATGTTCCGCGAAGAAATAGGCCATGCCGTCCGCCATCTCCAAAAGGGTCCTGGCGCGCTGGCGGAGCATCGGCAGTATCCGCCCAACTTCATCTCCGGTGGCGGTGATGTTTTTATTCTTTAGAATCTCAACCACCAGCGGCGCGATAACCTCCACAGGCTCCGTCTTTATATACTCCGAGTTGATCCAGGTAAGTTTCTCCTCGTCAAAACACGCGGCGGATTTGCCCACGGCGTCCAGGTCGAAAAGCTGTTTAAGCTCGCTTGGGGTGAAAATCTCCCGGTCGCCATGGCTCCAGCCCAGCCGCACCAGGTAATTGACCACCGCGGCGGGGAGAATCCCTTTGTCCCGGTATTCAAGGACGGACATGGCGCCGTGACGCTTCGAAAGCCTCGCCTTGTCCTTGCCCAATATCATGGAGACGTGGGCGAATTTGGGGATCGGCAAGCCCAGCGCGTTGTATATCACCACCTGGCGCGGCGTGTTGGCAAGGTGGTCGTCCCCCCGGATAACGTGGGTGATCCGCATGTCCGCGTCGTCCACCACCACGCAGAAGTTGTATGTGGGCGTCCCGTCGCCCCGGGCCAGGATCATGTCGTCGAGCTCCTCGTTGTTGAAGGAGACTGTCCCTCGAAGCAAATCGTCAACGATGGTTGCCCCGGTTTGCGGGGTTGAAATCCGTATCACAAACGGCTGGCCGCAATCGGCGGGAATGTTCTTCCCCCGGCACGTCCCGTCATACTTGGGTTTGCGCCCGGCCTTCTGCGCCTCTTCCCGTTTCCTGTCCAGCTCATCTTTCGGGCATACGCAACGGTAAGCCTTGCCCTCGGCCAAAAGCCTGTCCAGGTACTCCTGATATATCGCCTGCCGCTCCGTCTGGCGGAACGGGCCTTCATCGTAATCAATTTCCAGCCACTTCATGGCGGCGATGATCTGGTTGATGGAATCATCGGTTGAACGCTCGCGGTCCGTGTCCTCGATCCTCAGCACGAACTTACCGTTATGGCGGCGGGCGAACAGCCAGTTGAATATCGCCGTGCGCGCCCCGCCTATGTGAAGGTAGCCTGTGGGGCTGGGGGCGAAACGTGTGCGTACCTCCATCACCTAAGGTCCCTTTTTATACCAAGCTCCCGCAGTTGCTTGGGCGAGACTTCCGCCGGAGCTTCCGTGAGCGGGCAGAACGCCTTTTGCGTTTTCGGGAAGGCTATCACGTCCCGGATGGACTCGGAGCCGGTGAGGATGGCGGTGAGCCTGTCCAGCCCGAAGGCGATGCCGCCGTGGGGCGGGGCGCCGAATTCGAGCGCCTCCAGCAAAAATCCGAACTTCCCCTTGGCCTCTTCGTCGCCGATGCCAAGGGCGGAGAACATCCTGTTCTGCACATCCCGGTCGTGTATCCGGATGGAGCCGCCCCCGATTTCCACCCCGTTTAGCGCCAGATCGTACGCCCGGGCGCGGATTTTCAGCGGATCGGACTCGAACAGCGGCAGGTCTTCGACGACCGGCGAGGTGAACGGGTGGTGCATCGCCACATAGCGCTTCTCCTCCTCGTCGTAGTCGAGCAGCGGGAACTCCGTGATCCACACGAACTCGTACCGCTTGTCGTCCATCAGCCCGAGCTTTTTGCCAAGCGAAAGGCGCAGCCGTCCAAGCGCGTCGAGGGCCACTTTTTTCGCGTCGGCCACGAATATCATCAGGTCGCCGGTCCCGGCTTTTGTAAGCCTCTTTATTTCGTCCAGCGTTTCCGGCTTGAAGAATTTCACGATGGGGGACTGGTATCCCTCCGCCGTCACCTTTATCCACGCAAGCCCCTTGGCCCCCAGCGAGATGGCCTCCTGCGTCAGGTCGTCAACTTCCTTGCGCGAGAAGGCCGCGCCCCCTTTCACCGCCAGGCCCCGTATCGTGCCGCCCCCTGCGATGGCGTCGCGGAACACCTTGAACTCGGCTGTCCCCGCCGGGCCGGACACGTCCGCCATCTCAAGCCCGAACCGCACGTCCGGTTTGTCGGAGCCGTATTTGTTCATCGCGTCGTCAAAGGTCATGCGCGGGAACGGCGTCGTCAATTTGGCGCCGTTTGCCGCCTCGAATATTTTTGCGATCAGCCCCTCGCAGATCTCCTGCACCAAAAGCTCGTCCACGAACGACATCTCCATGTCTATCTGGGTGAACTCCGGCTGCCTGTCCGCCCGCAAATCCTCGTCGCGGAAGCATTTTACTATCTGGAAATACCTGTCCATCCCCGCCACCATCAAAAGCTGCTTGAAAAGCTGGGGCGACTGGGGGAGGGCGTAAAAATGACCCGGGTTGAGCCTGCTGGGGGTGAGAAAATCCCGCGCCCCCTCCGGGGTTGAGCGGGTGAGCATCGGCGTTTCCACTTCCACGAATCCATGCCCGTCCAGGTATGTGCGCGTGGCCATGGAAATCCTGTGGCGCAGCGAAAGGTTGGAAAGCAACGGGCCGCGCCGTATGTCCAGATACCTGTATTTGAGGCGCACAGCCTCGCCGGGGGTCTCCTCATCGTCGATGGGGAAGGGCGGGGTCTTGGACGGATTGAGTATCTGCGCGTCGTCGGCGTACACCTCGATTTCGCCGGTGGGCAATTTCTGGTTCACCGTCCCCTCCGGCCGGGCCGAAATTTTTCCCGTCACCCGCAGGATATACTCGGACCGGGCCGTGTGGGCCACCGCATGGGCCTTGGGGGCCGTTTCAGGGTTTAGCGCCACCTGGGTCACGCCATACCTGTCCCACAGATCAATGAACACAAGGCCGCCGTGGTCACGCCTGCGGCGGACCCATCCGGTCAATGTCACTGTCCTGCCGATATCGGCCTGGCGAAGCTCCCCGCAGTTGTGCGACCTGCGGACGCTGGAATTATCTGGCATCACACGCTCCAATTTTCACGAAAGGCTGGAATTATAACATAGTATCAAAGGGTGGTTTGCAGCATTGGAGGACGCCGGGCGTTCCAGCAAATCACGCCGTGGCGGCGTGGGAGTGCAGGGGGGCTTCAGGAAGCCAAACCGAGAAGGTTGTTCCCTTTTCCGGCTCTGCTCTCACGGTGATCTTTCCTCCGTGGCTCTCCACGATCTTGCTCGCCGTGGGCAGCCCAAGTCCCGTCCCCCGGCTTTTCGTCGTGTAGAACGGCTCGAATATTTTGTCTAGCTGGTCGGGGGGGATGCCGCCTCCGTTGTCCTCCACGGTGATGATTATATAAGGGCCGGAGGCCGATCCTGTTTCTATCGGCTTGCGCGGCGGGCCGCCTTGCGCCCGGGCCGCCTTGACCATAAGTTCCCCCCCGTTTTCCATGGCGTCAATGGCGTTGACGCAAAGGTTCCAGATCACCTGGCGGAACTGCTCCGGGTCCACGTTGGCGAAAAGCCCGGGCTCGATATCGCGATGGCATTCGATCCGCCCTTGCACCCTCGGGTCGGCCAGCAGGAGCGTGGCCATCTCCTTTAGCAGCTCGCCTACGTCCACGACCTGCGGCTTTAACTTCGGCGGCGAGGCGTATTGGAGGAACTGGTTTATGATGCCGTTCAGCCGGTCCGCTTCCCTCATTATGATGTTCACAAGCCGCCTGCCGCCGTATCCCAGCACCGGCTCCAGGTCCGCGGAGAGCATCTGGATGGAGCCTGAAAGCGAAGCGAGCGGATTGCGGATCTCGTGGGCGATGCCCGCGGCCACGCGCCCGATGGCGGCCATCCGTTCGGCGTTGGCCACCTGCCGTTCCATCATCTTGTGGCCGGTGACGTCCTGGAACACGATGACAAATCCCTGCGTCTCGCCCCCGGCGATGAACTCGCTGGCGTTTATGGTGAGGTGCTTTTCTCCGCCGGAGACCTTGCTTATGAACGACCAGTCGAAAGGGGCCTGGTAGTCCCGCGCCTTTTCCGGATTCATAAGCAGCGACGTGAGCGCCGGAAGGCCGATGATATGGTCGAGCCTTTTGTGGCGGATTTCTTCCGGCCCAAGTTCGAGTATCCGTTCGGCGGCCGGATTGTGGGACAGGGTGGTCAGCCCCATGTCCACGGCGATAAATCCGCTTCCCATGTTCTCGATGACGTTTTCGTGAAAGGCCTTGAGCAGCGTGAAGTCCCGGCTCTGCTTGATGAGCTGCTGGTCGGACTTGCTCAAAAGCCCGGTCAGGTACGCGCTCAGGTACGCCACAAGGTAGAAGACGGTGATGTTCATCACCGCCTTCATGAAGATGTATCCAGGATTCACTTCCTCGTAGATCGGGGGAAATAAATGGTACGGGTGGGTTATTTCGAAGAACTCCAGGTCCAGGATCAGTCCGTACGCCACAGAGGCGGCGGAGGCTATGACGTATGTCCTCCCCTTCGACAGGAAAATCGCCCCGCCGATTATCACGAAGATATACAGGAACGAGAAGGGGCTGTCCGCCCCTCCGGTAAAGTGGATGACGCCGGTGATGATGGCCACGTCCACAAGGAACTGGGCGAGGATAAAGCGCCCCACGTTTTTCACGCGCCGCGCGAAGATGGAATAGATTATCGAGACCAGGTAGGCCGCCGCCATGGGAAGCAGCGTGCGGGTGGCCATCAGAAGCGAGCCGTATTTGGCCTGGTAGAACACCACCAGCCCCATGAAGAACGAGATCACCGCCAGCCTTGCCGCCAGCAGGACATTTACTCCCGCCTGGCCCCGTCCATGGTTGGCGGATACAGCCTGATCCGGATTCGCGTCCCGCATTTATGGGTCCATCCGCCCCCGGCGGACCCCGCCGCCCGGCGGCGGGGCCTGTAAGAGGGGCCTCCTATCCAACCACTTCGCCCATCTTGAATATTGGCATGTACATGGCGATGACCACGAAGCCCACCACGATGCCCAGGAACACCATGAGCATCGGTTCGAGCATGGAGGTGAGCCCCTCCACCGCCGTGTCCACCTCTTCGTCGTAGAAGTCCGCGATCTTGTTCATCATCGCGTCCAGGGCGCCGGTCTGCTCGCCCACTTCGATCATTTGCACCACCATCGGCGGGAACACCCCCTGCTCCTTTAGCGGCTCGGCGAGCCCCTTGCCCTGTTTGATGTCGTCTATTATGTTGAGCACCGCCATCTCGATCACCTTCTGGCCGGCCGTCTTCGCGGTTATGTTCAGCCCCTCTATGATCGGCACGCCGGATGATATGAGCGTGCCCATGGTGCGGGTGAACTTGGCCACGGCCACTTTCTGTATCAGGTTGCCGATGACCGGCAGCTTTATGAAAAGCCGGTCTGTGTAAAGCTTGCCTTTGTCGTTTTTCCTGATGTAGATGAACGCCGTGATAATGCCGGCTGGAATAAAGCCCACGGCGTACCAGTATGTGATGACGAAGTCCGAGGCGACGATCACTATCTGTGTGGGCATCGGAAGCTTCCCGCCGAAGTCGGAGAACATCTTGCCGAACATCGGGATGACGAACACCAGCAGGAACACCACCACGGTTATGGCCACCGTGACGATGATTGACGGGTACACCAGCGCCGCCTTGATCTTCCCTTTCAGGGCCATCGCCTTTTCCATATAGGCGGCCAGCCGGTCCAGTATCTTGTCGAGGATACCGCCCACCTCCCCGGCCTCTATCATGTTGGTGAACAGCTCGTCGAAGGTCTTCGGGTGCTTGCGAAGCGCGTCCGCGAATGTCTCGCCGGACTCGACCTTGGCCTTGATGTCCAAAATCATCCTGGCGAATCCCTTGTTGTCCACCGAGTTGCCGAGGATCGACAGGCACTGCACCAGCGGCAGGCCCGCGCTTATCATGGTGGCGAACTGGCGGGTGAAGATGACTATGTCCTTGACCTTCGGCCCGCTGGAAAAAAGGGCGATTTCCTTCCCCTTGGCCTTGATGGACTTAAGCTTGATCTTCTGCTTGGCGAGCATCGCCTTGGCCGCTTCGAGGTTTTCCGCCTCCACCTCGCCGGTCTGCGTACCGACCTTGGTCTCAAACTTGTACTGGAATACAGGCATCTTCCTTTTTCCTTATGGATCGTCCCGGTTCTATCGCCGCAAGGGTCATTCCTTGCCGGTCTCCACCATCGCCTTCTTGAACGCCCTGTAGAACGTCTCGTTGTCGTTGTACGCCTTCTTGAATATCAGCTCCAGGTTGGAGAAGTCCGCCTCGTTGACCACGATGTTGACGCTTTTCGCGAACGCCATCAAGGCGTCAAGCGTCTTGAAGTTCTTTCCTATGAGCGCCACGAACATGTGCCGCCTCAAGTCCATGGTCAAAGGCTCGATGTACTTGAGCACCGGGTTGTTGGCCGGGTCCTGCCCGCCGAAACGCTCGTTGACGATTATGAACTCGTACTTGTTGAACTGGAGCTTGCGCAGCGCCTCGTCCGCGGTCTTCACCGCCGTTACGAGGTAGTTCATCTTTTTGAGCACAAGCGTGAGCCTCTCCGCGTTTTCCGTGTCGGCCAGAAGGGTCCGGGCCGTCCCTTCTTCGAGGATGTCCATCTCGTCCTCGAACGCGTCGGATAGCTCCGGGATGCCCCCGCCGCCCCCGCCGAAGTTGGCGATGGGCACATTCTGCGTCTCGTCGAGGTGGAATGTGGACGGTGTCGATTCCGGAACGCCCCCCAGGTCCGGAAGGCCCCCGGCGCCTGCGCCTGCGCTTCCTTCCTCCAGCTCGCGCCGGGTGGTTATCAGGTTCTTGCAGAACGGGCAGTTGAACTTGACGGTCTTGCCCGGCGGCAGCTTGTCGTCCTGGATGTTTATCCCTTTTTGGCAGGATGGGCATGTCACTTTCATATCAAATCACCTCTTCTTCTTGCGCATCACGCCCATGGCGTCTTTTTCATAGTCCTCGTCCATGGCAAGGCTGTCTATGTCCGTGGTGGCTTGGCCGCGCTTGCTCTTTAGCATGTCTATGTTCCGGCCCACTATCGGCTTGCGGGATGCGTAGGCCATGGCCGTCTCCTCGGTGATCTGCCCCTGGGCGTAAAGGTCGGTTATGCTCTTGTCGAAAGTCTGCCAGCCGAATGGCTCCGCCGCCGTGATGATGTCGTAGAAAGTCTTCCCTTCGGACTCTCCGTTGAGGATGGAGTCCTTCACGCGCAGGTTGCTCCCCATGACTTCAAACGCCGCCACGCGCCCCCCGCCAGCCTTGGGCAGCAGCCGTTGGCACACGATCCAGCGGATAGTCTCCGCCAGGCGGATGCGGATGAGCTTTTCCTCCTCAAGGTCGAACATGCCCACGATGCGGTTTATCGTCTGCCCGGCGTCCACCGTGTGCAGGGTGCTCATCACAAGGTGCCCGGTCTCCGCGGCGGACATGCCGATCTCCACCGTCTCCCGGTCGCGCATTTCGCCCACCAGGATCACTTTGGGCGCCTGGCGCAGCGCGGCGCGAAGCCCGCTGGCGAACGCGTCGAAGTCCTTGCCCAGTTCGCGCTGGTTGAACGTGGCCTTCTTGTGCGGATGCATGAACTCCACAGGGTCCTCCAGCGTGACCACGTGGATCGACTTTTTCACGTTGATAACGTCTAGCATCGCGGCCAGCGACGTGGTCTTGCCGGATCCCGTGGCCCCCGTCACCAGCACCAGGCCGTTTTTCTCCTCCGATATCTTGTGGAAGATAGCTGGGAGCTTAAGGTCGTCTATCGAAGGGATTATCGTCTCCAGTTTCCTGAGCACCAGCGAGTATGTGTTGCGCTGGGAAAATATGTTCACGCGGAACCGGGCCAGGTCCCCCACGAAATACGATGTGTCCGCCGAGCCGTTCACCAGCAGGTTTTTCAAAAGCCTGTGGTCGGAGCCGATGATGTTCAGCGCGATCATCTCTGTCTGGTACGGGGTGAGTTTCCAGATGGGAGGCTTGGTCTCCACGTCCACGAGCACGCCGGAGGACTCCACCTGCAGCGCCTTGCCCACGGTGATGTTCAGGTCCGAGACGTTGTCATGGCTTTTGAGCATCGTCTCTAGTACGTGGTCCAGTTCGGCTCGTCTCATTTGCTAACCTCTTCTAAACCCCTAGTATGCCAGCGGCATGTGATTCCCGCTCCCGCCAAATGTCCAGCAGTCCGCGTTTTTTTCACCCCTTTTAACACCCTGGAGGCGGGCTCCCCGCCAACAAGTTTAAATTATATATAAATTGGCGGGTAAATAGACAAGAAAAAACAAGGGAATAAGTAAAAAGTGAAGGTGAGTGGCGCCCCCTGATTTTTACGCTGTTTTGGCGTTCTGCCGCCTATGCCCTTCCCCGGGGCCGCCGGTCCTTGGGTTTGATGGCGTTGCGGTCGCGGATGCGCTCCACGCTGATCACCCCCGCCTGGCGCATCAGCGCGCTCATGATCTTGCGAAGGTGCGAAAGGTCGTGGATGCCGATGGTGAGGTATATCCGGCCCCTGTTGTCCGGGCTGGTCTGTATGTTCGCCTCGCTGATGTTCGATCCGTTGTCGG carries:
- the gltX gene encoding glutamate--tRNA ligase, which produces MMEVRTRFAPSPTGYLHIGGARTAIFNWLFARRHNGKFVLRIEDTDRERSTDDSINQIIAAMKWLEIDYDEGPFRQTERQAIYQEYLDRLLAEGKAYRCVCPKDELDRKREEAQKAGRKPKYDGTCRGKNIPADCGQPFVIRISTPQTGATIVDDLLRGTVSFNNEELDDMILARGDGTPTYNFCVVVDDADMRITHVIRGDDHLANTPRQVVIYNALGLPIPKFAHVSMILGKDKARLSKRHGAMSVLEYRDKGILPAAVVNYLVRLGWSHGDREIFTPSELKQLFDLDAVGKSAACFDEEKLTWINSEYIKTEPVEVIAPLVVEILKNKNITATGDEVGRILPMLRQRARTLLEMADGMAYFFAEHVEYHADAALKNLTPPVAPVLTELGDRLDAADFSNHDTIESAFKAFVEERSLKLKDVAQPVRVALTGGTVSPGLFEVMAALGKDKCVKRIRNAADWAVENQG
- a CDS encoding PAS domain S-box protein yields the protein MRDANPDQAVSANHGRGQAGVNVLLAARLAVISFFMGLVVFYQAKYGSLLMATRTLLPMAAAYLVSIIYSIFARRVKNVGRFILAQFLVDVAIITGVIHFTGGADSPFSFLYIFVIIGGAIFLSKGRTYVIASAASVAYGLILDLEFFEITHPYHLFPPIYEEVNPGYIFMKAVMNITVFYLVAYLSAYLTGLLSKSDQQLIKQSRDFTLLKAFHENVIENMGSGFIAVDMGLTTLSHNPAAERILELGPEEIRHKRLDHIIGLPALTSLLMNPEKARDYQAPFDWSFISKVSGGEKHLTINASEFIAGGETQGFVIVFQDVTGHKMMERQVANAERMAAIGRVAAGIAHEIRNPLASLSGSIQMLSADLEPVLGYGGRRLVNIIMREADRLNGIINQFLQYASPPKLKPQVVDVGELLKEMATLLLADPRVQGRIECHRDIEPGLFANVDPEQFRQVIWNLCVNAIDAMENGGELMVKAARAQGGPPRKPIETGSASGPYIIITVEDNGGGIPPDQLDKIFEPFYTTKSRGTGLGLPTASKIVESHGGKITVRAEPEKGTTFSVWLPEAPLHSHAATA
- a CDS encoding HEPN domain-containing protein — encoded protein: MTLTMRQVEFPKTHDIQELLNLVGTVDGILADSLRQAISLTPYGVEIRYPAGLPDPSQGEAEQALILAEKVRAAIARMLR
- the thyX gene encoding FAD-dependent thymidylate synthase — protein: MSGNSTNRPISEGAEAALNVVHTVLDKGEVELVDYLGNDSAVARAARTSYQRSEGKDAEADRKLILRLWKDRHTSPFEMVSLTFRIRLPIFVMRQHVRHRMASLNEWSFRYTECPDLFYIPPVDDVRGQSSANKQMSGANLSPESSAEAAKLVDDSNRLAYGAYKKLLELGVAREQARVVLPVSAYTQIIWNIDMRNLLHYFSLRLAPDAQKEIRAYAEVMAGIVERGWPMIWGAYKESGDK
- the aspS gene encoding aspartate--tRNA ligase, coding for MPDNSSVRRSHNCGELRQADIGRTVTLTGWVRRRRDHGGLVFIDLWDRYGVTQVALNPETAPKAHAVAHTARSEYILRVTGKISARPEGTVNQKLPTGEIEVYADDAQILNPSKTPPFPIDDEETPGEAVRLKYRYLDIRRGPLLSNLSLRHRISMATRTYLDGHGFVEVETPMLTRSTPEGARDFLTPSRLNPGHFYALPQSPQLFKQLLMVAGMDRYFQIVKCFRDEDLRADRQPEFTQIDMEMSFVDELLVQEICEGLIAKIFEAANGAKLTTPFPRMTFDDAMNKYGSDKPDVRFGLEMADVSGPAGTAEFKVFRDAIAGGGTIRGLAVKGGAAFSRKEVDDLTQEAISLGAKGLAWIKVTAEGYQSPIVKFFKPETLDEIKRLTKAGTGDLMIFVADAKKVALDALGRLRLSLGKKLGLMDDKRYEFVWITEFPLLDYDEEEKRYVAMHHPFTSPVVEDLPLFESDPLKIRARAYDLALNGVEIGGGSIRIHDRDVQNRMFSALGIGDEEAKGKFGFLLEALEFGAPPHGGIAFGLDRLTAILTGSESIRDVIAFPKTQKAFCPLTEAPAEVSPKQLRELGIKRDLR
- a CDS encoding type II secretion system F family protein; the protein is MPVFQYKFETKVGTQTGEVEAENLEAAKAMLAKQKIKLKSIKAKGKEIALFSSGPKVKDIVIFTRQFATMISAGLPLVQCLSILGNSVDNKGFARMILDIKAKVESGETFADALRKHPKTFDELFTNMIEAGEVGGILDKILDRLAAYMEKAMALKGKIKAALVYPSIIVTVAITVVVFLLVFVIPMFGKMFSDFGGKLPMPTQIVIVASDFVITYWYAVGFIPAGIITAFIYIRKNDKGKLYTDRLFIKLPVIGNLIQKVAVAKFTRTMGTLISSGVPIIEGLNITAKTAGQKVIEMAVLNIIDDIKQGKGLAEPLKEQGVFPPMVVQMIEVGEQTGALDAMMNKIADFYDEEVDTAVEGLTSMLEPMLMVFLGIVVGFVVIAMYMPIFKMGEVVG
- a CDS encoding PilT/PilU family type 4a pilus ATPase, encoding MRRAELDHVLETMLKSHDNVSDLNITVGKALQVESSGVLVDVETKPPIWKLTPYQTEMIALNIIGSDHRLLKNLLVNGSADTSYFVGDLARFRVNIFSQRNTYSLVLRKLETIIPSIDDLKLPAIFHKISEEKNGLVLVTGATGSGKTTSLAAMLDVINVKKSIHVVTLEDPVEFMHPHKKATFNQRELGKDFDAFASGLRAALRQAPKVILVGEMRDRETVEIGMSAAETGHLVMSTLHTVDAGQTINRIVGMFDLEEEKLIRIRLAETIRWIVCQRLLPKAGGGRVAAFEVMGSNLRVKDSILNGESEGKTFYDIITAAEPFGWQTFDKSITDLYAQGQITEETAMAYASRKPIVGRNIDMLKSKRGQATTDIDSLAMDEDYEKDAMGVMRKKKR
- a CDS encoding zinc-ribbon domain-containing protein is translated as MKVTCPSCQKGINIQDDKLPPGKTVKFNCPFCKNLITTRRELEEGSAGAGAGGLPDLGGVPESTPSTFHLDETQNVPIANFGGGGGGIPELSDAFEDEMDILEEGTARTLLADTENAERLTLVLKKMNYLVTAVKTADEALRKLQFNKYEFIIVNERFGGQDPANNPVLKYIEPLTMDLRRHMFVALIGKNFKTLDALMAFAKSVNIVVNEADFSNLELIFKKAYNDNETFYRAFKKAMVETGKE